The following proteins are encoded in a genomic region of Brachypodium distachyon strain Bd21 chromosome 1, Brachypodium_distachyon_v3.0, whole genome shotgun sequence:
- the LOC100828854 gene encoding protein-tyrosine sulfotransferase, translating to MAGLRALSLLFLLLVSVTVLPLASSTGGDYERCEGAVRGWADSAAETDNGGDDKLNLKDLLFFLHIPRTGGRTYFHCFLKQLYSNAQECPRSYDKLRFDPSHPDCKLVVSHDDYSLTSKLPRERTSVVTILRNPVDRVFSAYEFSIEVAARFLVHPNITSAKLMTSRMLTKSRARAVSTLDIWPWKYLVPWMREDLFTRRDVRGIDKTQSSKKVNAYDVEDMVMPLHQYINDPVAHEIIHNGATFQITGLTNNSYFDGAHEVRHCVRRHPDLGRFVLQVAKNRLDRMLYVGLTEDHEESARLFAHMVGAQVLSQSGTLNLDIKEDPPVGIDSHSSMLDPEDEEANEHMNSTHGWKNNEALNATEDDHGNGNMTVAKLMETYESCIAKLRKTQSCRRKISLKKVEEANFTKEARRQVPEAILKQIISLNSLDMELYEHAKNIFRQEHLMLRGQRPMVVQHTQLAGQKGWIHTVCESWSCSPWKVATFGLGITATIIFVAFTVTTRRTLKLKV from the exons ATGGCGGGACTACGAGCCCTCtcactcctcttcctcctcctcgtatCAG TCACCGTGCTCCCTCTCGCCAGCTCCACGGGCGGCGACTACGAGCGCTGCGAGGGAGCCGTCAGGGGCTGGGCGGATTCCGCCGCGGAGACCGACAATGGTGGGGATGATAAATTGAACCTCAAGGATttgctcttcttccttcacatCCCTAGAACCGGCGGGCGTACCTACTTCCACTG CTTCTTGAAACAGCTGTATAGCAATGCTCAGGAGTGCCCGCGGTCCTATGATAAGCTGCGCTTTGATCCGAG CCATCCTGATTGCAAGCTGGTTGTTAGTCATGATGATTACAGCTTAACTTCCAAGTTGCCAAGGGAGAGGACTTCCGTAGTAACAATACTACGAAACCCAGTTGATCGCGTGTTTAGCGCATATGAGTTCTCAATTGAAGTCGCAGCCAGATTTCTTGTGCACCCAAACATAACATCTGCAAAGTTAATGACCAGCCGCATGTTGACGAAATCGCGTGCTCGTGCTGTAAGTACATTGGACATATGGCCTTGGAAGTACTTGGTTCCATGGATGAGAGAGGATCTTTTCACCAGG AGAGATGTTAGAGGAATTGACAAAACGCAAAGTAGCAAGAAGGTTAATGCATATGATGTGGAGGACATGGTTATGCCATTACACCAGTACATCAATGACCCTGTTGCCCATGAAATCATTCATAATGGAGCCACCTTTCAG ATTACTGGGCTAACGAATAATTCTTACTTCGATGGAGCACATGAGGTTCGACATTGTGTTAGAAGACACCCTGATCTTGGTCGGTTTGTGCTTCAGGTTGCTAAG AACAGGTTGGACCGTATGCTGTACGTAGGACTTACAGAAGATCATGAAGAATCTGCGAGGTTGTTTGCACATATGGTAGGAGCACAAGTTCTTTCACAATCTGGAACGTTGAACTTAGATATCAAGGAAGATCCACCCGTTGGCATCG ACTCTCACTCATCCATGTTGGATCCAGAGGATGAAGAAGCAAATGAACATATG AATAGCACCCATGGTTGGAAGAATAATGAAGCTCTCAACGCTACCGAGGATGATCATGGCAATGGAAAT ATGACTGTTGCTAAATTGATGGAAACTTATGAGAGCTGCATTGCAAAACTGCGCAAGACGCAATCTTGCCGTCGCAAAATATCCCTAAAAAAGGTTGAGGAAGCAAATTTCACGAAGGAG GCACGGCGTCAGGTACCTGAGGCAATTCTGAAGCAAATTATCTCATTGAACAGTCTTGACATGGAACTCTATGAGCATGCTAAGAACATTTTTAGACAAGAACATCTTATGTTAAGAGGCCAGCGTCCCATGGTGGTGCAGCACACACAACTGGCAGGTCAAAAG GGTTGGATACACACCGTCTGCGAGTCATGGAGTTGCTCTCCCTGGAAGGTTGCCACGTTTGGTCTTGGGATCACAGCCACCATTATTTTTGTTGCGTTTACTGTAACAACTAGAAGAACATTGAAACTTAAGGTTTGA
- the LOC100829153 gene encoding probable WRKY transcription factor 2, whose protein sequence is MQEGGGGEMQVLLSILAEGEEQARRLLLHDGDGKECCRAVAGQLGRTLGKAMAVAKAIQAAGGAASAGTDDRSDSPRSADESSAAQVQVQERQSVCKRRKGLPKWTEKFRIPDTNLEYTPDDGFSWRKYGQKDILGAKFPRGYYRCTYRTAQGCPATRQVQRSDADLAVFDVTYQGAHTCHQINQRHPVPVPVPAPHPPPSAHAHGGIHPPPPPQNPDLQLLATFKDGLKVETDHGPPAPTSSFQIHGLHHGASFPPFPYAAAAAGFPSSPGFVSPGPATAPAAAGGSGYFSSAASELGAVVSAATSSAAAAVDPAGGFEDYPLFQYDEYHQLQQDDLDPDLQFPAMFGGHPSASSSSPGQQQ, encoded by the exons AtgcaggaaggaggaggaggagagatgCAGGTGCTGCTGAGCATCCTGGCTGAAGGCGAGGAGCAGGCGAGGCGGCTCCTGCTGCACGATGGCGACGGCAAGGAGTGCTGCCGGGCCGTGGCGGGCCAGCTGGGCCGCACGCTCGGGAAGGCAATGGCCGTCGCCAAGGCCATCCAGGCCGCCGGTGGCGCCGCGTCGGCGGGCACCGACGACCGATCCGACTCGCCGCGGTCGGCGGACGAGAGCTCCGCCGCGCAAGTGCAAGTGCAGGAACGGCAAAGCGTGTGCAAGAGAAG GAAGGGCCTGCCAAAATGGACTGAGAAATTCCGAATACCAGATACAAATCTAGAGTACACTCCAGACGACGGGTTCAGCTGGAGGAAGTACGGCCAGAAGGACATTCTCGGAGCCAAATTTCCAAG GGGTTACTACCGGTGCACGTACCGGACGGCGCAGGGGTGCCCGGCGACGAGGCAGGTGCAGCGCTCTGACGCCGACTTGGCCGTCTTCGACGTCACCTACCAGGGCGCCCACACCTGCCACCAGATCAACCAACGCCaccccgtccccgtccccgtccccgcgcctcatcctcctccttccgcccacgcgcacggcggcatccatccgccgccgccgccgcagaacCCGGATCTGCAGCTGCTCGCGACCTTCAAGGacggcctcaaggtggagacCGACCACGGGCCACCGGCGCCGACCTCGTCCTTCCAGATCCACGGCCTGCACCACGGCGCCTCCTTCCCCCCCTTCCCctacgcggcggcggcggcgggattccCCTCCTCCCCGGGGTTCGTGTCGCCGGGGCCCGCGacggcgcccgcggcggcaggcggGTCGGGCTACTTCTCTTCCGCGGCGTCGGAGCTCGGCGCGGTCGTCTCCGCGGCGACATCatcggcggctgcggcggtggaTCCTGCCGGCGGGTTCGAGGACTACCCGCTGTTCCAGTACGACGAGTACCACCAGCTGCAGCAAGACGATCTGGACCCGGACCTGCAGTTCCCGGCCATGTTTGGCGGCCACCCTtccgcctcttcttcttcccctggCCAACAACAGTAA